In the bacterium genome, one interval contains:
- a CDS encoding MotA/TolQ/ExbB proton channel family protein: protein MEAFNFLAEHYRAGGWGMHPILVTGIFAISIIIERVWFVFIKSNVNAERFTREVLNMIKQGKVEQAKALSNRSDAALYRITRAALSAAGGSMRDVQDAVDEASLSELPRLDKRTPYLAMLGNVAVLLGLLGTITGLIKTFAALGGASAAEKATMLSEGISEAMNCTAFGLIVAIPSLVVYGMLQGRVTRINNDIDASMVPIINALAEYEGKL from the coding sequence ATGGAAGCTTTCAATTTCTTAGCGGAGCACTATCGCGCCGGCGGCTGGGGGATGCATCCCATCCTCGTCACGGGCATATTCGCGATTTCGATTATTATCGAGCGCGTATGGTTCGTCTTCATAAAGTCGAACGTCAACGCCGAGCGGTTCACGCGCGAAGTACTCAACATGATTAAACAGGGGAAGGTCGAACAGGCCAAGGCGCTGTCGAACCGTTCCGACGCGGCGCTCTACCGCATCACGCGGGCGGCGTTGTCCGCGGCCGGCGGCAGCATGCGCGACGTGCAGGACGCGGTGGACGAGGCCAGCCTTTCGGAGCTGCCCCGTCTCGACAAGAGGACGCCCTACCTGGCCATGCTGGGCAACGTCGCCGTTCTATTGGGCCTGCTGGGGACCATTACGGGCCTGATCAAGACCTTCGCCGCGCTGGGTGGCGCTTCCGCGGCCGAGAAGGCGACGATGCTTTCCGAGGGTATTTCGGAAGCCATGAACTGCACCGCCTTCGGCCTGATCGTCGCCATCCCGTCGCTGGTCGTATACGGCATGCTCCAGGGCCGGGTGACGCGCATCAACAACGACATCGACGCCAGCATGGTCCCCATCATCAACGCGCTGGCGGAATACGAAGGCAAGCTGTAA
- a CDS encoding tetratricopeptide repeat protein, producing MPSKVGIAAVALVVVTFAFVGRVGAADEITGEYAEELRKGKKFKEFEALASTAYERAYRLFKGEKYYDAAVKFKEVVLLYPSFSKVDRATFMMGEAYYQAGMYTDAASAFNRILKNFPQTEYVPRSLYRLELSSLKMERYNAAVGYYEQLIRNYPNSPDVDGARYFAGLAFYSINDFENAKRTFTDIPNESEYYGFGQYSLALCYLREGMRDNDLEKGVERAIGQLENIFRIKHKSPLGRTLAGKAHVTLGQLHYQAGRYDEAEDEFNNVSSRDSANYDNAVFGLGWVEVKRAEQEEDEGKADGHFRRAGGLMKRITDHMEGSEVYAEAWLTLAHCYLGQGKYDQAINTYEYVVNNFSLAAEFAGDPQVAKILEGIIAEVENVKRVSTALQELNKIAKEKSRSDVQAQVRLEQQEVNRLVEDLNDLELWFTGRSITGGNVMLGADYGLATISFRGAQEVEKELLSYDEVMVEKLGAIREEKTRFEKEVHIHELRKEQIIIGQKDEQLETPEQIYRREIQKYNVISEQTSAEPGETGVYRPTYVSPAPTVTPGAGEGEPGLAPEEAPAETPPEEITPEKAPAETPPEEITPEEAPAETPPEEASGEEGGAAEGAEESGAGEAVEEELPEPGAESGEEFEE from the coding sequence ATGCCAAGCAAGGTAGGTATAGCCGCTGTCGCGCTAGTCGTGGTGACTTTCGCTTTCGTAGGCCGCGTGGGGGCTGCGGACGAAATCACCGGCGAATACGCCGAAGAACTCCGCAAGGGTAAGAAGTTCAAGGAGTTCGAGGCGCTGGCTTCCACGGCCTACGAACGCGCGTACCGCCTTTTCAAGGGCGAGAAATACTACGACGCCGCGGTGAAATTCAAGGAAGTCGTCCTCCTCTACCCCTCTTTCTCCAAAGTCGACCGCGCGACCTTCATGATGGGGGAGGCTTATTACCAGGCCGGCATGTATACCGACGCCGCTTCGGCCTTCAACCGCATCCTAAAAAATTTCCCCCAAACGGAATACGTACCGCGCTCGCTATACCGCCTCGAGCTCTCGAGTTTGAAGATGGAGCGCTACAACGCCGCGGTGGGTTACTACGAACAGCTCATCCGGAATTACCCCAACTCGCCCGACGTCGACGGCGCCCGGTATTTCGCGGGCCTAGCGTTCTACAGTATAAACGATTTCGAAAACGCTAAGAGGACGTTTACGGACATCCCCAACGAGAGCGAATACTACGGCTTCGGCCAATATTCGCTCGCGCTCTGTTACCTCCGCGAGGGGATGCGCGACAACGACCTCGAGAAAGGCGTCGAAAGGGCTATAGGCCAGCTCGAGAATATTTTCCGCATTAAACACAAGTCCCCGCTCGGCCGCACGCTGGCGGGTAAAGCCCACGTTACCCTCGGCCAGCTCCATTACCAGGCCGGGCGGTACGACGAGGCCGAGGACGAATTCAACAACGTCTCGAGCCGGGACTCGGCCAATTACGACAACGCCGTATTCGGCCTGGGTTGGGTCGAAGTCAAACGCGCCGAGCAGGAGGAGGACGAGGGCAAGGCCGACGGCCATTTCCGGCGCGCCGGGGGCCTGATGAAACGCATCACCGACCATATGGAGGGGTCGGAAGTCTACGCCGAAGCGTGGCTGACGCTGGCGCATTGTTATCTGGGGCAAGGTAAATACGACCAGGCCATAAATACGTACGAGTACGTCGTCAATAACTTCTCGCTCGCCGCGGAATTCGCCGGCGACCCCCAGGTGGCCAAGATCCTGGAAGGCATCATCGCCGAAGTCGAGAACGTCAAACGCGTAAGTACCGCCCTCCAGGAGCTCAATAAAATCGCCAAGGAGAAAAGCCGCTCCGACGTTCAGGCGCAGGTCCGGCTCGAGCAGCAGGAGGTCAACCGCCTGGTCGAAGACCTCAACGACCTCGAGCTCTGGTTCACCGGCCGCTCCATCACCGGCGGCAACGTTATGCTGGGTGCTGATTACGGCCTCGCGACTATCTCCTTCCGCGGAGCCCAGGAGGTGGAGAAGGAGCTCTTATCGTACGACGAGGTAATGGTCGAGAAACTGGGAGCCATACGCGAAGAGAAGACGCGCTTCGAGAAAGAGGTCCACATCCACGAGCTCCGCAAGGAACAGATCATAATAGGCCAGAAGGACGAACAGCTCGAGACGCCCGAGCAAATATACCGGCGCGAGATCCAGAAGTACAACGTCATATCCGAACAGACTTCCGCCGAACCCGGCGAGACCGGCGTCTACCGGCCCACGTACGTGTCGCCCGCGCCGACCGTAACGCCCGGGGCGGGCGAGGGCGAACCGGGGCTCGCGCCGGAGGAAGCTCCCGCCGAAACGCCGCCCGAGGAAATAACGCCCGAGAAGGCTCCCGCCGAAACGCCGCCCGAGGAAATAACGCCCGAGGAGGCTCCCGCTGAAACGCCGCCTGAAGAGGCGTCCGGCGAAGAGGGCGGAGCGGCCGAGGGCGCTGAAGAAAGCGGCGCCGGCGAAGCCGTCGAGGAGGAGCTGCCGGAGCCGGGGGCCGAGAGCGGCGAGGAATTCGAGGAATAA
- the murA gene encoding UDP-N-acetylglucosamine 1-carboxyvinyltransferase: MDKFVIEGGRPLRGTVTAQGSKNACLPMMAAALLADGETTLRNVPRLSDIETMAGVLRALGATVEWDGRHVLAVDTRGVNKYVAPYDLVRRMRASIAVLGPLVGRFRRAEVSLPGGCAFGPRPVDLHIKAIRELGAAVELKGGYIVARAAVLKGKRVNLSGPAGPSRGATANLMMAAALADGVTVIEDAAREPETVDLVNMLNAMGARIEGAGSAEITVTGVGGLEPCEYDVMADQIEAATYLLAGAITGGDVTVEGADAEYLGLFSEKMREAGVALEVSDGGLTARSALPVAPLEIRTGPYPDFPTDLQPQMTALLSLASGRSVVVEGIYPDRFNHAPELIRLGAHLEVTPPTAVINGVHRLYGAFVMAADLRAGAALVLAGLAAEGETNVRRVYHVDRGYEGLEDKLTSLGASIRRVEEE; this comes from the coding sequence ATGGATAAGTTCGTTATCGAGGGCGGCCGTCCTTTGCGGGGCACGGTGACGGCCCAGGGGTCGAAAAACGCCTGCTTGCCGATGATGGCCGCGGCGCTTTTGGCCGACGGCGAGACGACGCTGCGCAACGTCCCGCGCCTGTCCGACATCGAGACCATGGCGGGGGTTTTGCGTGCCTTGGGCGCGACGGTCGAGTGGGACGGACGGCACGTTTTGGCCGTCGACACCCGGGGCGTGAATAAATACGTCGCCCCGTACGACCTGGTCCGGCGCATGCGGGCGTCGATCGCGGTGTTGGGGCCGTTGGTGGGACGTTTCCGCCGGGCGGAGGTATCGCTGCCCGGCGGGTGCGCGTTCGGCCCGCGGCCGGTAGACCTCCATATCAAAGCCATCCGGGAGTTGGGCGCCGCGGTGGAATTGAAGGGCGGTTACATCGTGGCCCGTGCCGCGGTGCTTAAAGGTAAGCGCGTGAACTTGAGCGGCCCGGCGGGCCCGAGCCGGGGCGCGACCGCGAATTTAATGATGGCGGCGGCGTTGGCCGACGGCGTTACCGTTATCGAAGACGCCGCCCGCGAACCGGAGACCGTCGACCTCGTGAACATGTTAAACGCGATGGGCGCGCGGATCGAGGGCGCCGGTTCCGCCGAAATTACGGTGACGGGGGTGGGCGGCCTCGAGCCCTGTGAGTACGACGTGATGGCGGACCAGATCGAGGCCGCGACGTACCTGCTCGCCGGCGCCATAACCGGCGGCGACGTAACGGTGGAGGGGGCCGACGCCGAATACTTGGGCCTGTTTAGCGAGAAAATGCGGGAAGCGGGCGTGGCGTTGGAGGTTTCGGACGGCGGCCTTACCGCTAGAAGTGCGCTCCCGGTAGCTCCGTTGGAGATAAGGACCGGCCCTTACCCGGACTTCCCTACGGACCTGCAGCCGCAAATGACGGCGCTGCTGAGCCTGGCGTCGGGCCGGAGCGTCGTCGTAGAGGGGATTTACCCCGACCGGTTCAACCACGCGCCCGAGCTCATACGCTTGGGTGCCCACCTGGAGGTTACGCCGCCGACGGCCGTCATCAACGGCGTCCACCGGTTATACGGGGCGTTCGTTATGGCGGCGGACCTGCGGGCGGGGGCGGCTTTGGTCTTAGCCGGTCTGGCCGCGGAGGGGGAGACGAACGTACGCCGCGTGTACCACGTCGACCGCGGCTACGAGGGCTTGGAAGATAAGCTCACGTCGCTGGGCGCCTCCATTCGCCGGGTGGAAGAAGAATAG
- a CDS encoding tetratricopeptide repeat protein, translating to MNANKYSGALAAAAICIFAAVGCKPKEIVITREDSIAKEDVAIEELQEKIAERQQELDELESERMGKTGKLATEERQRRNEAVRKYEEFVGKYPISPYTPDVLIALGELYLERSEEEHVTALDDYQLRLETAGEGGEIFTEPEPEPHYEKTIAAYQQIALKYKDFPYADVAYYGLGYCLKAQFEDEEAARTLYKLTQLYPESKFVPEAYFRIGEYFFDQYEFDKAVKYYALVPDTNPDFYDKALYKMGWAFYNQGDIGISSIEYQKAIDAFTELIESSGRQSVLTEEAMEFAAISLTEWSSDPNDETAIAKAVGHYGEEFRGGKERDYSPEVLQELGDVYLYRQDKLKAAATAYEAVLEYYPDYDRAPEVLDSLVECYLREEDYDNAHTTRVRIVDGYGPGSAWYENQEDLDVRHKALQRWENALYGVAVYFNMQAESKIGTHPEEAKELYREAINRYNQYLASFPTNEKAYHVNFYLAESYFNAGDFANAGDQYQKTALGYTDRERYKIEKWDEKFTQKLSLYSAIVSYDEIFQGDVESSKEEKTAPEPPAAAGAEATNGLVTYGPIEMPVQSLTLNEANLVRACNAFVDKYPESSEVPTVLSKVGEVYFYVYDYDRAREAYGKLVDRYPTALDAEKQKDHNQLYVNAAEGIAKSYFNEAEFYEKAGAYETAEDNYALAKQWYARTEREAKDRGVSETSERAKSLSGLTGLKAAEMKGAGIAIEAIEEPTIEPDLLEEAEYEDFVVIYPALPPIEASAFAAKQAEAQAYEANAADHKGADVGRLSLGKAADTYYKIRDWDNAARVYTEYIKEYPKADDLKMAYEKAAECYERKEDWGAAAAAYMQIAEYPEYKTTALGRDSLFRAGLMYEQQGDWTRAANTFARFVEEYPEEAQPRLEATFRQARAEEKLGREAEALERHKEVVAIYKVSSEQGFDIGGTEKYVAEAEFKVTDAKFDDYAEIQFVMPQKVMEANLQKKVKQSQDLIAGYTDVAGLGVPKWAVAAHCRMADVYLSFRDTLRNAEIPQELQPEYWEALPDDDPRKPLLENAYYDYTAGLEEQAIPLEEKAVMEYGEAVNVAEAARVDSEWSRKAYNQLLLIRPYEVVKYEDVGMQGFTSDTGWVVSNVYEDGWLDANYDAAMWAPAGTSGWREKDEEKVVARVPGEPTTIWGGPADETVYFRKSFSFTYDPANYEAVIQSRGPYKLYVNGTLIGQTDVYAENPWVKPDTYDVSSALHLGDNVVCVEVTRERDDSYGLNFALVPEGGFPSPEPAFEETGLPEEFGGAQPEEGEMPMEEWAAPEGEGELPVVPGEEAEFGETGGEFGAPTTEEEFGEPTPTPVEEAPSLEEAGPTPEEPTPEAGTPTEGELEAPGESEAETLPAPGEGEEEALPVPGEGEGAGYEVETSGEIDFEAVGTPEEFDAETEAEEEPLGEEF from the coding sequence ATGAATGCTAATAAGTACAGCGGCGCGTTGGCGGCGGCCGCGATTTGTATTTTTGCCGCGGTCGGCTGCAAGCCCAAAGAAATAGTCATCACCCGCGAGGACTCCATAGCCAAGGAAGACGTGGCTATCGAGGAACTCCAGGAGAAGATCGCCGAGCGCCAGCAGGAGCTCGACGAGCTGGAGTCCGAGCGGATGGGCAAAACCGGTAAGCTCGCCACCGAGGAGCGCCAGCGGCGCAACGAGGCCGTCCGGAAGTACGAGGAGTTCGTGGGCAAGTATCCCATAAGCCCGTATACGCCGGACGTCCTTATTGCGCTGGGCGAGCTCTACCTCGAGCGCTCCGAGGAGGAACACGTCACGGCGCTCGACGACTACCAGTTGCGCCTCGAGACCGCGGGCGAAGGGGGAGAGATATTCACCGAGCCCGAGCCCGAACCTCACTACGAGAAGACCATCGCCGCCTACCAGCAGATCGCGCTCAAGTACAAGGATTTCCCGTACGCCGACGTGGCCTATTACGGCCTGGGTTACTGCCTCAAAGCCCAATTCGAAGATGAAGAGGCCGCGCGGACCCTCTACAAGCTCACCCAGCTTTACCCCGAATCCAAGTTCGTGCCCGAGGCGTACTTCCGCATCGGCGAATACTTCTTCGACCAGTACGAGTTCGACAAGGCCGTGAAGTATTACGCGCTGGTCCCCGATACCAACCCCGACTTCTACGATAAGGCCCTCTACAAGATGGGGTGGGCGTTCTACAACCAGGGCGACATCGGCATCTCCTCTATCGAGTACCAGAAGGCCATCGACGCCTTCACCGAACTTATCGAGAGTTCCGGGAGGCAGTCGGTGTTGACCGAAGAGGCGATGGAGTTTGCCGCCATCTCGCTGACCGAGTGGTCGAGCGACCCCAACGACGAGACCGCCATCGCGAAGGCCGTAGGCCACTACGGCGAAGAGTTCCGCGGCGGCAAGGAACGCGACTATTCGCCCGAAGTTCTGCAAGAATTGGGCGACGTCTACCTCTACAGGCAGGATAAGCTGAAGGCCGCGGCTACGGCCTACGAGGCGGTACTGGAGTACTACCCCGACTATGACCGCGCGCCCGAGGTGCTGGACTCGCTGGTGGAGTGCTACCTCCGCGAGGAGGATTACGATAATGCCCACACGACCCGTGTCCGCATCGTCGACGGCTACGGCCCGGGCTCGGCGTGGTACGAGAACCAGGAAGACCTCGACGTCCGCCACAAGGCGCTGCAGCGTTGGGAGAACGCGCTTTACGGGGTCGCGGTTTACTTCAACATGCAGGCAGAGAGCAAGATCGGGACCCATCCCGAGGAAGCGAAAGAGCTTTACCGGGAGGCTATCAACCGCTACAACCAGTACCTGGCCTCTTTCCCCACCAACGAGAAGGCGTACCACGTTAATTTCTATCTGGCCGAATCCTATTTCAACGCTGGCGATTTCGCGAACGCGGGCGACCAGTACCAGAAGACGGCGCTGGGCTACACCGACCGCGAACGGTACAAGATAGAAAAGTGGGACGAGAAGTTCACCCAGAAACTATCTCTCTACAGCGCCATAGTCTCGTACGACGAGATCTTCCAGGGAGACGTCGAGAGCTCCAAGGAGGAGAAAACCGCGCCCGAGCCCCCGGCGGCGGCCGGCGCCGAGGCTACCAACGGCCTCGTAACCTACGGCCCCATCGAGATGCCGGTGCAATCGCTGACCTTGAACGAGGCCAACCTCGTCCGCGCCTGCAACGCCTTCGTCGACAAGTACCCCGAAAGCTCCGAGGTGCCGACGGTTCTCTCGAAGGTGGGCGAGGTGTATTTCTACGTCTACGACTACGATCGCGCGCGCGAGGCGTACGGCAAGCTGGTCGACAGGTACCCCACCGCCCTCGACGCCGAAAAGCAAAAGGACCACAACCAGCTTTACGTGAACGCCGCCGAGGGCATCGCGAAGTCGTACTTCAACGAGGCGGAGTTTTACGAGAAGGCCGGCGCGTACGAAACGGCCGAGGACAACTACGCCCTGGCTAAACAGTGGTACGCCCGGACCGAGCGCGAGGCCAAGGACCGGGGCGTCAGCGAAACGAGCGAGCGCGCCAAGAGCCTGTCCGGCTTGACGGGCCTCAAGGCCGCGGAGATGAAGGGCGCCGGCATCGCCATCGAAGCCATCGAGGAGCCCACCATCGAGCCGGATCTTCTCGAGGAAGCCGAATACGAAGACTTCGTCGTCATATATCCGGCCCTACCGCCCATTGAAGCCTCGGCGTTCGCGGCCAAGCAGGCCGAAGCCCAGGCGTACGAGGCCAACGCCGCCGACCACAAGGGGGCCGACGTCGGCCGGCTGAGCCTCGGTAAAGCCGCCGATACCTACTATAAGATCCGCGACTGGGACAACGCGGCCCGCGTGTACACGGAGTATATAAAGGAGTACCCCAAGGCCGACGACCTCAAGATGGCGTACGAGAAAGCCGCGGAGTGTTACGAGCGGAAAGAGGATTGGGGCGCCGCCGCCGCGGCTTACATGCAAATCGCCGAATACCCCGAATACAAGACCACCGCCCTGGGTCGGGATTCGCTGTTCCGCGCCGGCCTGATGTACGAGCAGCAGGGAGATTGGACGCGCGCCGCCAATACCTTCGCCCGGTTCGTGGAGGAATACCCCGAAGAGGCCCAACCGCGCCTCGAGGCGACCTTCCGCCAGGCCCGCGCCGAGGAGAAGCTCGGCCGCGAGGCCGAAGCCCTCGAGCGTCATAAGGAAGTCGTCGCCATATATAAAGTTTCGTCCGAGCAGGGCTTCGATATCGGCGGGACCGAGAAGTACGTCGCAGAGGCGGAGTTTAAAGTCACCGACGCCAAGTTCGACGACTACGCGGAGATCCAGTTCGTAATGCCGCAGAAGGTGATGGAGGCCAACCTCCAGAAGAAGGTCAAGCAGTCTCAGGACCTCATCGCCGGCTACACCGACGTCGCCGGCCTGGGCGTCCCGAAGTGGGCGGTGGCCGCCCACTGCCGCATGGCCGACGTCTACCTCTCCTTCCGCGATACGCTGCGCAACGCCGAGATACCCCAAGAGCTCCAGCCCGAATACTGGGAGGCGCTACCCGACGACGACCCGCGTAAGCCCCTCCTCGAGAACGCCTATTACGATTATACCGCCGGCCTCGAGGAGCAGGCGATACCGTTGGAAGAGAAGGCCGTAATGGAGTACGGCGAGGCGGTCAACGTGGCCGAGGCGGCCCGGGTTGACTCCGAGTGGTCGCGCAAGGCCTACAACCAGCTCCTGCTCATCCGGCCGTACGAAGTCGTCAAGTACGAGGACGTAGGCATGCAGGGCTTCACCAGCGACACGGGTTGGGTCGTGTCCAACGTCTACGAGGACGGTTGGCTCGACGCCAATTACGACGCCGCTATGTGGGCCCCCGCCGGCACGAGCGGCTGGCGCGAGAAGGACGAGGAGAAGGTGGTCGCCCGCGTCCCGGGCGAACCGACGACCATTTGGGGCGGCCCCGCGGACGAAACCGTTTACTTCCGCAAGAGTTTCTCCTTCACCTACGACCCGGCGAATTACGAGGCCGTCATCCAGAGCCGCGGCCCCTACAAACTCTACGTCAACGGGACGCTGATAGGCCAAACCGACGTTTACGCCGAAAACCCGTGGGTCAAGCCGGATACGTACGACGTCTCGAGCGCCCTCCACCTCGGCGACAACGTCGTGTGCGTCGAGGTCACGCGCGAGCGCGACGACTCGTACGGCCTCAACTTCGCCCTCGTGCCGGAGGGCGGCTTCCCCTCGCCCGAGCCGGCGTTCGAGGAGACGGGCCTGCCCGAGGAATTCGGCGGCGCTCAGCCCGAAGAGGGCGAGATGCCGATGGAGGAGTGGGCGGCGCCCGAGGGCGAAGGCGAACTGCCGGTGGTGCCGGGTGAGGAGGCCGAGTTCGGCGAGACCGGCGGCGAGTTCGGCGCGCCGACGACGGAGGAGGAGTTCGGCGAACCGACGCCTACGCCGGTAGAGGAAGCGCCGTCGCTCGAGGAAGCCGGACCTACGCCGGAAGAACCTACTCCCGAGGCCGGCACGCCTACGGAAGGCGAACTCGAAGCCCCCGGCGAAAGTGAAGCAGAAACGCTGCCGGCCCCCGGCGAAGGCGAGGAAGAGGCGCTGCCGGTGCCCGGCGAAGGTGAGGGCGCAGGTTATGAAGTTGAGACCAGCGGCGAGATAGACTTCGAGGCCGTCGGGACGCCGGAGGAATTCGACGCCGAGACGGAGGCCGAAGAGGAGCCGCTGGGCGAGGAGTTCTAG